One window of Pleurodeles waltl isolate 20211129_DDA chromosome 3_1, aPleWal1.hap1.20221129, whole genome shotgun sequence genomic DNA carries:
- the HNRNPA3 gene encoding heterogeneous nuclear ribonucleoprotein A3 — translation MDGRDPKEPEQLRKLFIGGLSFETTDDSLKEHFEQWGKLTDCVVMRDPQTKRSRGFGFVTYSCVEEVDAAMAARPHKVDGRIVEPKRAVSREDSARPGAHLTVKKIFVGGIKEDTEEYHLRDYFEEYGKIETIEVMEDRQSGKKRGFAFVTFDDHDTVDKIVVQKYHTINGHNCEVKKALSKQEMQTAGSQRGRGGSSSFGGGRESSFGNGGGGGFGGRGGGGNFSSSRGPGSFGGGGGSRGYGGGDGYNGYGGDGGNYGGGSGYGGGRSGGYGGSPGGYGSQGGGYGGGSGGYDNYNEGGNFGGGGGGGYGGSGGYNDFGNYGGQQQSNYGPMKGGSGFGGGRSSGSSPYGGGGGYGAGGGSGGGSGGYGGRRF, via the exons atggac GGCCGTGATCCCAAGGAGCCGGAGCAGTTGAGGAAACTCTTCATAGGAGGCTTAAGCTTCGAAACAACAGACGATAGCTTGAAGGAACATTTCGAACAATGGGGCAAACTCACAGATTGCGTG GTAATGAGGGATCCACAAACAAAACGTTCCAGAGGCTTTGGATTTGTGACCTACTCCTGCGTGGAAGAAGTAGATGCTGCAATGGCAGCTCGACCACACAAGGTTGATGGACGTATCGTAGAACCTAAGCGAGCAGTATCGCGTGAA GACTCGGCAAGGCCTGGTGCACACTTAACAGTCAAGAAAATTTTTGTTGGCGGCattaaagaagatacagaagaatatCATTTAAGAGACTACTTCGAAGAGTATGGAAAGATCGAAACTATTGAAGTAATGGAAGATCGTCAGAGTGGAAAGAAAAGGGGCTTTGCGTTTGTAACATTCGATGACCATGATACAGTCGACAAAATTGTTG TTCAGAAATACCACACAATTAATGGACACAACTGCGAAGTCAAAAAGGCACTTTCAAAGCAGGAAATGCAGACAGCCGGATCGCAAAGAG GTCGCGGTGGTTCAAGCAGTTTTGGCGGTGGCCGGGAAAGCAGTTttggcaatggtggtggtggtggtttcggtGGCCGTGGAGGCGGAGGAAACTTCAGCAGCAGTAGAG GGCCAGGGAGCTTCGGTGGTGGAGGTGGAAGCCGTGGGTACGGTGGAGGAGATGGATACAACGGATATGGCGGGGATG GTGGAAACTATGGAGGCGGTTCTGGCTATGGTGGTGGTAGAAGCGGCGGTTATGGTGGTAGCCCCGGTGGTTATGGTAGCCAAGGTGGGGGATATGGCGGTGGTAGCGGTGGTTACGATAACTACAACGAAGGAGGAAACTTTGGCGGCGGTGGAGGTG GTGGCTACGGCGGCAGTGGTGGCTACAACGATTTTGGAAATTATGGTGGCCAACAGCAATCCAATTACGGGCCAATGAAGGGTGGTAGCGGCTTTGGAGGTGGACGAAGTTCTGGCAGCAGTCCCTACGGTGGTGGAG